The Bacteroidia bacterium genome contains the following window.
AAGCATACAAAAATAACAATGGTGTTCCCGATGCGATAGTATTTAATAATCTGACCTCTACTGGAAAAAAGTTACAAGAATGGGACACATGGACAATGGCAAAAGCACAAAAAGTAGGTAAAAACGGTTTTCAAGAAATCAGTGGAAGCTATCATTTCAACTATTTGCAGTACTTAACTCCACTAGCTCAATTTGAATACGCTAACCAAGACGTACTCTTACAATATCAAGCTGCATATATGTATAAAAATCACTACCTTAAAATACATACGCAAGCTATGTATGCACACCTACAAGGCGATAACTTGGGAATTCTTTTAAGAAAAGTACCTTTTGTATATCGTGGGCAATTGAATGTAGCTGCAAGTGATACATGGACATGGAACAGAAAAGCTAAATACTTTTACTATGGCACTCTTCAAGCTATATTCAGGACAAATTTTACTTCCGATTTTAGTCCAACCCAAAATGCTTCTTTATATGCAAATGCATTTATTTATCAAAAACAATATTTTTATGCAAATTTAGCCTATACAGCCCGGATTCCTTCTTTCAATGAAATGTACTATTTTGGCTATGGAAATCCTGACATTCTTCCTGAACGTACTCAAAATATTCAGTTTGGACACGGTGGAAGTATAGATAAATCAGCCAAACTGATATACAAGGGGGAGCTTTTCTATCATATCGTTTATGATAAAATTGTAAGCGTTCCTCAAAATCCTGTAATTTGGAGTACATACTCTATTGGTAAAGTAATTAGCAAAGGTTTTGAAATAGATATACAAGCCCAACTTCATAAAAATTTTGTATTTCATTACGGCTATACTCGCACTGATGCACGCGATGCAACTACTGGATTGCTTTTACCTTATACCCCTGTTGAAATGATTAAGGCACAGATACAATATCAAGCTTCAAAACCATTAACCATACAATCTACCTACCAGTACAATGGGTATAGATTTAGTAGCGTACAGAATGATAAGACTAGCTATTTAGAGCCTTACCAACTCTTAGACATTAACTTGACATATTGCCTTCGGTACAAAAAGCAAACTTGGCAACTTAGAATTGAAGTAAATAACTTACTAAATGTTCAATATGAAGTAATTAAGGGTTACGTAATGCCACGAAGGTCTTATCTTTTTAGTTTATTGTGGGCAGTGTAGAAAAGCATAAATCAATTTTTTGCCATCCTAAGAACATTTTGCAATACAAAAGCAATAACCTCAGCGTTTTGCGTAGAGTGATACTTGAACTTATCAGGTTCTTTATCTGCGTATATCATTAAACCGTTGGCAAAAGGTTCAAAGTAGTCAATCTTATTATTTTTGATAGCATAATCTTTATCTTCTGCTAAAAAGATAACTCTTTGCGTAGTTATGTACAGTTTTCCATTAGCAATCACTTGGTTGTTTTGGATAGGAAACACTACACCTTTGGTTTCTCCAAAAATATAAGGCGTGTGAGCATCAAAACGTTTGGGTGGCTTAGGAATAAAAGGAACCTCTGTTTTGAATTCAACATACTCTGCGTTTTCTACCCAAAAACACTCTTCGTTTGAATATAGGTTAATTTCAGGGACATCAAAAGTTATAAATTGCCCTTGCTGTATGCTAAATATGTTTTTAATCCGAGTAATCTCTGCTTTTATGGCATCGTATTCTTGTGAATTGAACTGAAAATGTTCTTCCAACAGCAAAAGTAAATCTATTGCTTCTTTACTTATAACTACTTGCTCTCTTACTTTTTGCATAGCAAACTTAAACGCCTTAATTTTAATTTCAGACATTTCTGCATCTGTAATGTCCCACTCTTGACGCATCTGCTCAATTTCTTTGAAGTCCTGTGCCTTTATAGAACGCTCTTCTATACCTTTCTGAATAGTACTAAGTAAAATTTCTTTGTTCTTTTGCTTGTTTAGTGTGTTGTTAATTCTTTGGTACGCACCACTAATTTTTTCAGAAGTATTCTGATAGCTTTCTTTTATACTTTCAGCTCCCGTACTTAAAAGTTTTTTGAATTTGTTGAGAATATCCATGTACAAAGATAATTCTTTCGCAGTTTATATAAAACACTCAATTTGACACTTTTGTGATATGAATAAACTGCTGCTGATAGGTATTAGCACGTTTGAGAGTATGATCAACGGGCATGTATGTGGATAAAACCGAAATAATATGACATTTAACGCGTGTACAAGGGCGTTATTTTCTCTCTCGCCCTCGTGAGTTTGGCAAATCTTTGCTAATAAACAATGTCTATTTGAGGGAAAAAGAGAACTTTTTAAAGGTCATACAGATAAATGGAACTGGAACAAAAATATGCTGCCATTAAAATTCATTTTGTCAGTGGAGAGTATAACGATAACCAAAGAATAGAGCAAAAAGTTACTAAAATCTTGTGTAATAATTATCAGTATCATGAAACTTCTTATTTTGAAAAAGTAAATCATTCTATAGACCTTGAACGCCTAATTCGAAAATTATACCAAAAATATCATGAAAAAGTAGTTATTTTAGTAGATGAGTACGACAAACCAATAATAGATTGTGTTGCCAACACAGAAAAAGCCAAACCACACCTAAATATCCTAAAAAACCTGCATAGTGTTACTAAAGTCTGCGACAAATACTTACAGTTTGCTTTGCTCGCGGGCGTAACATGATATTTGACCCCCAAGCAAAAAATCTATCAGAATTTGAATGGGAAAAACTAGCGTAGAAAATAAAATTTGCTTCCCCTAAGTTTCTTACTTTGCCGTTAAACTAACCACTACTATATCATCTGTTTGGTCTACGAAAAAGCCTTTCCAATCATTCAAGCGGCGTTGAAGAGCTTCCATACGTTTTTTGGTAGTACCAAAAGCATGTACCTCTTTAAGTGTTTTGATAAACTCTGCTTTGCCAAATTTTTTATGTCCATCAGGTCCTCCAAGTTGAGTCTCGTAGCCGTCCGAAAATAAATACAAAGTATCTCCTGGTTTGAGTTCCAAGTTGTGTACTTGAAAATGACTATCACCTAAAAAATCTTTTCCCCCAATGCTTTTTTTAGAACCTGGTATTTCTTTGGTTTCATCTGCACTCACTACTACAATTGGGCGCAAACTGGAAGCTACACTAACCTTGTTACCTTCAATTAGTACAGCATATCCCTCTAAACTATCATTAACTGACCTATCATCTTGTTTATCTTGCTTCAATACCCTACGAATTTCTTTATCTAACTCCTCCAACAATATATCAGGCAATATTATCATTTTGTCTTTAACTAAACGCTCTAATGCATTGATAGCAATTAAAGTTATGTATGAACCTGCTACTCCATGTCCTGTGGCATCACCAATAAATAAAACCGTGCGGTTATGGGTGGATGCGCTCCAATAAAAATCACCACTTACTGTTTCACAAGGTAGAAATAGAATTCCTACTTCATATTTATCTCCTACATTATCTTGAACCTCTTCGATTGTTGGGATAATTGCTTTTTGAATGCGCGTGGCATAGTTAAGGGATTGTTTTAGTTCTTTTTCTGAATATTCTAACTTCTTCTCTAGCGCTTTTTGAGCAAGCATCAGAGTGCTATTAAGTTCG
Protein-coding sequences here:
- a CDS encoding TonB-dependent receptor gives rise to the protein MYYAVLIVWWLIICSLLLTAQQDSSWTLSTVIIIDSPYQKYEGTTVTLIADSLGNYQNNGLQLQDALIHINGVYIRNYGSHSGIKTFSLRGLASNQTNVVIAGVPLQSAQQGSFNLANFSLDDFECISVSQGKGDIHSNTLSGNIELNFIPSTYKLKCKMGIGSFENYFLHFAVPLQTQTNSFSKVNFRYEQAKDNYPFVFQNQTFYRQNAQFKQYQLNGIWTKKYQKWNFTAYSKAYKNNNGVPDAIVFNNLTSTGKKLQEWDTWTMAKAQKVGKNGFQEISGSYHFNYLQYLTPLAQFEYANQDVLLQYQAAYMYKNHYLKIHTQAMYAHLQGDNLGILLRKVPFVYRGQLNVAASDTWTWNRKAKYFYYGTLQAIFRTNFTSDFSPTQNASLYANAFIYQKQYFYANLAYTARIPSFNEMYYFGYGNPDILPERTQNIQFGHGGSIDKSAKLIYKGELFYHIVYDKIVSVPQNPVIWSTYSIGKVISKGFEIDIQAQLHKNFVFHYGYTRTDARDATTGLLLPYTPVEMIKAQIQYQASKPLTIQSTYQYNGYRFSSVQNDKTSYLEPYQLLDINLTYCLRYKKQTWQLRIEVNNLLNVQYEVIKGYVMPRRSYLFSLLWAV
- a CDS encoding AAA family ATPase, with translation MELEQKYAAIKIHFVSGEYNDNQRIEQKVTKILCNNYQYHETSYFEKVNHSIDLERLIRKLYQKYHEKVVILVDEYDKPIIDCVANTEKAKPHLNILKNLHSVTKVCDKYLQFALLAGVT